The window GGCGCTCTCATCGGTACAGCAGTGACGCGCGGGCCGGACGTACTGACAACGGGTCCGGCGAGGCAGGTCCGGCGTTGACGTGACTTCAGCCGCGCCGGCGACGGGCGCCGAGGACTGCGCCGAGCCCGGCGGCGGAGGCGGCGGCCGCCCCGAGCAGGCCGTGATGCTGCGAAGCCCACGCCTGGGCGCTGCGCGGGTGGGAACGGTCGTCGAAGTCGCCGTGGGCGCCGAAGTCGTGGCCGCTCCCGCTGTCGGCCGCGTGCCACAGGTTGGCGGGCTGATCGGGGTCGCGCCGCTGGCCGGTCTGCTGGGAGGAGTAGCCGGACCGGGCCAGATACCGGTCGAGCAGGCCGGGTGCGATCGCGTTGGCGGCGAGGGTGGCCGCCGTGGACGCGCCGACCCAGTACTCGCGGCGGCGAGGATGGTCGGCAGCGTGCACGACGGCCCGCGCGGCGACCCCGGGCTGGTAGATCGGCGGGACGGGCTGCGCGTGCCTGGGCAACCGGGACAGGACCCAGTCGAACTGTGGGGTGTTCACCGCCGGCATCTGGACCATGGTCACGTGCACGTTGCTGTGGTCGTGCAGGAGCTCGCAGCGCAGAGCCTCGTGAAACCCCTGGATGGCGTGCTTCGCGCCGCAGTAGGCGGTCTGCAGCGGGATCCCGCGGTACGCCAAGGTCGATCCGACCTGCACGATCGTGCCCCGGTCGCGCGGCAGCATCCGCTTCAGCGCGGCCTTGGTTCCGTAGACGAAGCCGAGGTAGCTGACCTCGGTGACGCGGGCGAACTCCTCCGGCTCTATCTCGGCGAAGGGCGCGAAGACCGAGGTGAACGCATCGTTGATCCACACGTCGATCGGGCCGAGCTCGTCCTCGACGCGGCTCGCGACCTGGTCGACCCGGGCGTGGTCGGCGACGTCGACGGAGATCGGCAGGGCGGTGCCGCCGGCGGTCTCGACGTCCTCGGCCGCTCCCCGCAGTCCGTCCTCGCCGCGGGCCAGCAGCGCCACCTTCGCGCCGCGCCTCCCGTACAGGCGCGCGGTGGCCCGCCCGATCCCGCCACTGGCTCCGGTGATCACCACTACCTCCGACGTCATGCCGGTTCGCCTCCGTCCGTCGCCGCCGGCCAGTGAGCCGGCGGACGATCCAGTTGTCCCGGTGCTCTTAGATCAGTGGCGTCCGAGCAACCGTAGGCCGTGCAGTTGAGCCGACGCCGGGCCGGCCCGAACACATGCCGTGGCGCCGAGCGCGCCCAACGCGGCGTTCCAGCCACAGGCGCCGTGAACGCCCGATTCCAGGTCGGGCAGGTGATTGGACGTGGCGCGCCCGCACCGTGTCACCGAAGCCCGAAGACAACCCGCTCCACGGCCGCCTCCATCGGAGAGCCGCGCCGACCGTCTAGGGTCTGTCAGCGGCTTCGCGCTCCGGCACGGGGCAGTTCCGGTTCGACATCGCGCTGCGGCCGCCGGCGAAGGTATTCGGTCTCGAGCTCGGTCATACCGCCGGGTGTGCCGAGCCAATGTGTCGTCCGAGCCGTGCAGGAACGTGTCGTTGCGGGTCTGGCTCCCGCATCAGGGCGTCGTCGGGGAGATCGGTCGCCGGACGCGGCGATCCTCAGCCATGCCTACCTCCTCGTGATCCGCGGGACTCGGTGCTCTGCCCGCTACGGAGAGAAGCCTATCTACCAACGGACAAATACCCAGGGGCCGAACGAACTGAACGCTTGCTAACAAACGGCTCCGACCGGCGCCGTCCGAGCGAGGAATCCTCCTATGGACGCTGGTCGCGCTGGAGCGCAGGACTGCGATCCTGCGGCACGGCACGGCACGGGGAGGCCAGGCCAAGGACGGCAGGCCTCGGGGGCTCGGGCTCGGGCCGTCGGTTCAAGTGCGCATGATTGCCGCCGGGCGCGGTCCCGTCCTTCATCCGGCGACGTCCCGGTCGGTCGGCCGGCGCCGCTTCGGCCGGCCGAGTCCATGGACCCCGGCGGCCGTGGCGCCGTCGTCGTCCGTCCGTTCCGCCGCCTCCTCCGGCTGGTGCACCCGGTCCCGGGGGTGTCCGGGCTCCGCGGCCGCACCGCCCGCCGCCGCCTGGTCGTGCCGCTGCGCCGCCCGGACGTCCCGGAGGCTGCGCACCCCGAGTCGCCCGGCTGCCAGCGCGCCGAGCAGGAGGATCGCCGCCCCCACTCCGGAGAAGAAGCCGATCTGCTCGACGACCCGGGCGGTCTTCCCGCCGACCGGGGTGCCGGCCGAGCCCTCCGGGCCGCCCCAGAGCTGCCCGAGCACCGGTCCGACGACGAGCCATGCCCCGGCCGCGGCGGCCAGCCCGGCGCCGAAGAGCGCGACCAGGCGGTTGGCCGTGACCAGCAGGAACAGGCCGCCGAGGGCCGCGGCCGCACCCGGCAGCACCTCGAGCCAGAACCGTCCGGCGGTCCAGGTCCAGGTCGAGTCGGGCGTGTACGAGTAGTTCGCGTACGGCCCCACGAACGGCACCAGGGCGGCCCACAACCCGAGCAGCAGGAGGAGAAGCCCGCTGAGCGCGCCCCGGCTGCGGGCCACCCGCACTCGACCGGCCCGCTGGTCGATCGCATCGTCGGTCATCGTCGTCCTCCGCAGGGAGAGCCGCGCCGGTGGTTCGACGCCCGACTCACGGAGTACCCGGAGCGCCGGAGCCCATGCGGCCGCAGCCGGACCCGGCCGGTAGCTGGTTCTTCCACTGCGATCACGTCCGCCGCGATCCGCGTCAAGCGCCGGCCAGCCCGGCCCGGATCGACGGCCCGCCGGAGATCCGGCTCGTCCCGGCGCGGGTGGTCCTGTAGCCCGACGCTGAGGCTGCGGGTCGTCAGCCGATCCGGCGTGGCTCGGCCGTGGACGCCCGGACGACCAGCCGCGTGGCCAGCTCGACATGGCCGGCGTCGAGCTCGCGGCCCTCGATGAGGGTCTGCAGCATCTGCGCGCCGACGCGGCCCATGTCGGCCAGCGGCTGACGGACGGTGGTCAGCGGCGGCGTGGCCCACCGGCTGATCGGCAGGTCGTCGAAGCCGACCACGGACAGGTCGCGGGGCACCGAGAGACCGGCCACCCGGGCGGCCTCGAGGACGCCGAAGGCCTGCTCGTCGCTGCCGGCGAAGACGGCGGTCGGCGGGTCGGGCCAGGCCAGCAGGGCGGTGGCCGCCTCGTACCCGCCGGCGTGGTGGAAGGTGCCGTCGCGGACCAGCCCGGCGTCGTACGGGACGCCGGCCGACTCGAGGGCGGCCCGATAGCCGTCGATGCGGGCCCGGCTGCACAGCAGGCCCCTCGGCCCGCCGATCACCGCGATCCGCCGGTGCCCGAGCTCAAGCAGGTGCCGGGTGGCGGCGAGCCCGCCACCCCAGTTGGTGGCGCCGACGCGGTCGTGCTGGCGGTGTGGGTGGCGGCCGCGCAGGTCGCCGCGTACGTCCTCGTCGGCCGCCGGGACACTTAGGCTCCCGCCATGGACCCCTCGGACCAGTGGTGGGTGTTCACCCTGTCGACGGTCGTCGTCCTCGGCAGCTACCTGGTCGGCCGGCGCGGCCGGCACCGCCCGGCGATCGCGGTGCTGTGCGCGGCCGAAGCCGTCACCGCGATCGCCCTGGTGCGGTGGCACGCCATCGGTCCCTGGCTCGCGGAGCAGGGCGTGCTCGTCATCGCAGTCTTCGCGCTGCTCGCCGGGGTCCACCGACGGTTGCGATACGAGCTCGCGCTGCGCGGCTGGGACTACGCCCGGGACGCCGGCCTGCGCGAGCGCGCCCGGATCGCCGCCGAACTGCATGACACGCTCGGCCATGACCTGGCCCTGCTGTCGCTGCGCGCGGCCGGGATCCAGGTCACCACGGCCGAGCCGGCGACCCTCGAGCATGCCGCCGCGATCCGCGCCGGCGCCGCGGACGCGACGGCGACCGTGCGCCGCCTGGTGGACCTGCTGCGGGCCGAGCCCGGCGCAGCCGCGGTGCTGGACCGGGTCCGGGTCGCCGGGATGCGGATCAACGTGACGGGCGACCCGCCGGCGGACGACTTCACCTCCCGGCTGCTCACCGAGGCGCTGTCCAACGCGGCCCGACACGCACCCGGCCTGCCGGTGACCGTCGTCTTCGGGACCCACCGGCTCGAGGTCCGAAATCCGCTCAGCGAGGATCCGGAATCCACAGTGGACCGCACTGGCACCGGGCTGGCCGCATTGGCGACGCAGCTGGCCACGGTGGGCGGCACGCTCACCACCGGGTCGGCAGACGGCGAGTTCCGTCTGGTCGCCCGCATCCCGGCTGACGTCGACCGCCGGCTCGACCCGCCGCCCGACGCCCTCGACCGCGACTACCGCCAGCACCGGCGGCGGGCCCGCACGGCGCTGGTGACGACCCTCGTCGCGCCGCTGGGTCTGCTCGTCCTGCTGACCACGGGCTTCTACGCCTGGGCCGCGCACGAGACCACGATCGAGCCCGACCGCTACCGCCAGCTGCACGTGGGGATGACCGAGGAGGCGGCGACCCGCCTGCTGCCGCGCCGGCAGGCCCACATCCGGTTCCGCGCCGCCGAGCCGGGTTGCCGCTACTACAGCGACGGCAACTACCCGCTGGCCTACGACACCTACGAGGTCTGTTTCGACGACGGGCTCCTCACCCGGCTGACCAACCCTGGGCGGGACCGCCGGTGATCCGCGTGATGCTGGCCGACGACCAGCCGATGGTCCGGGCCGGGCTGCGCACCATCCTGGAGTCCGACGCAGGCATCGAGGTGGTGGCCGAGGCCGCCGACGGCAGGGCCGTGCTCGACGCGCTCGCGCGGTCCCGCCCGGACCTCGTGCTGCTGGACATCCGGATGCCGGACATGGACGGGCTGACCGCCGCCGAGACGATCCGGACCCGCCACCCCGACGTCCCGGTCGTCATCGTCACTACGTTCCACGAGGACCGGTATGTGGCCCGGGCGCTGGACGCCGGTGTGGCCGGGTTCGTGCTGAAGTCCGCCGACCCGTACGAGCTGATCGGCGCGGTCAAAGCGGCTGTCGCCGGCGGAACCGTGCTGGCCCCGGTAGTGGCCCGCCAGATCCTCACCTCGCTGCGAGGGCGGGACCTGCGCGACCGGCTGGCTGCGCGGGACGAGGTCGCCGCGCTCACGCCCCGCGAGCGAGACGTGCTGGCGCTCGTCGGCGCAGGTCTGTCCAACGCGCAGATTGCCGGCCGTCTCCACTTGGCCGAGGGGACGGTGAAGACCCACCTCAGCACCATCCTCGGCAAGCTCGGCGTGGCCAACCGTGTCCAGGCCGCGATCCTCGCCCACCAAGCCGGCCTCGCCTGACACTCAACGGCCGACTGTCTATCTTTCCCGGACGATGGCGGGGCCAGTTACTGAGACGACTGGGAGGTCAGTTGCCGATACGAATGGAGCATGGCCTCAGTTCCGGATGATTCGGTCGGAGGCCAGCTGCGCGGACATCGACGGCGCGCCGGGCTGACTCAGAAGGAACTGGCCGCCCGGGCCAGCGTCAGTCCCCGCACCGTCCGCAACCTGGAGGTGACAGCGTCACTCCCCGGGCGGAGACCCTACGACTGATCGCCGATGTGCTCGAATTGTCGGACACCGCCCGCGCAAGACTGTGGCGGAGCGCTACCCGGGAACAGGCAGGTCCCGATCAGCTGCCGCCAGATCTGGCCGACTTCACCCGCATGACCGTTCCTTCATCGTCGACGCATTGATATATCTGGACGCCGGGCTGCCACTCATCAGAGAGACCGTCCACCGACGTACGGAGGAACTCCCGTGACCGGTCCGCTCCCCGGGCTCCCCGCCTTCCCCGCGAACGCCGCCGTGCCCTCCCCGGCCCAGCGCCTGGCGATCGACGCCGCGCTCACCCAGGCCGACCTGCTCATCGCCGCATTCCTCGGCGCCGGCAACCGCGACGCCTACCTCGACGCGGTGTTCGGCAACGTCCAGCGGGCCGCGGCGCTGGCCAACTTCCAGGCCATGCGGCAGGTCGTCGGCCGCTGGCAGAACCAGACCCGGGACGTGTACGTCAGCGCCTGGCTGACCCAGTTCAACCGCGGGGCGACCACCAACGGCCGCACCCAGCGTCTCACGCTGCCGATCGCCGACCTGGCCAACCGGACCGCGCCGCAGCTGGGCCGGACCATCGTGCACGAGTCGGCACACGGGGTGAGCAACGCGATCATCGACATGGCGTACGGCGGGCCGGCCTTCATCGGGATGCTCGGCGCCACCCGGTTGTACAACGCGCCGCACTACGACTTCACCACCAACGCCTTCCACGCCGGCACCGCGCCGGGGGCGGTCGCCGCCGGCAACCCGAACGCGGTGGCCGTCGCCGCCGGACCGGGTGCCCAGCTCGCCCCGGCAGCCGGCGCACAGCTGGGCCGGGCGCAGATGCTGATCACCCACGCCCGCATCCACGCCGAGAACATGCTGGAGGAGATGGTCCG of the Mycobacteriales bacterium genome contains:
- a CDS encoding SDR family oxidoreductase, with the translated sequence MTSEVVVITGASGGIGRATARLYGRRGAKVALLARGEDGLRGAAEDVETAGGTALPISVDVADHARVDQVASRVEDELGPIDVWINDAFTSVFAPFAEIEPEEFARVTEVSYLGFVYGTKAALKRMLPRDRGTIVQVGSTLAYRGIPLQTAYCGAKHAIQGFHEALRCELLHDHSNVHVTMVQMPAVNTPQFDWVLSRLPRHAQPVPPIYQPGVAARAVVHAADHPRRREYWVGASTAATLAANAIAPGLLDRYLARSGYSSQQTGQRRDPDQPANLWHAADSGSGHDFGAHGDFDDRSHPRSAQAWASQHHGLLGAAAASAAGLGAVLGARRRRG
- a CDS encoding substrate-binding domain-containing protein; the encoded protein is MIGGPRGLLCSRARIDGYRAALESAGVPYDAGLVRDGTFHHAGGYEAATALLAWPDPPTAVFAGSDEQAFGVLEAARVAGLSVPRDLSVVGFDDLPISRWATPPLTTVRQPLADMGRVGAQMLQTLIEGRELDAGHVELATRLVVRASTAEPRRIG
- a CDS encoding histidine kinase, which codes for MDPSDQWWVFTLSTVVVLGSYLVGRRGRHRPAIAVLCAAEAVTAIALVRWHAIGPWLAEQGVLVIAVFALLAGVHRRLRYELALRGWDYARDAGLRERARIAAELHDTLGHDLALLSLRAAGIQVTTAEPATLEHAAAIRAGAADATATVRRLVDLLRAEPGAAAVLDRVRVAGMRINVTGDPPADDFTSRLLTEALSNAARHAPGLPVTVVFGTHRLEVRNPLSEDPESTVDRTGTGLAALATQLATVGGTLTTGSADGEFRLVARIPADVDRRLDPPPDALDRDYRQHRRRARTALVTTLVAPLGLLVLLTTGFYAWAAHETTIEPDRYRQLHVGMTEEAATRLLPRRQAHIRFRAAEPGCRYYSDGNYPLAYDTYEVCFDDGLLTRLTNPGRDRR
- a CDS encoding response regulator transcription factor, with the protein product MIRVMLADDQPMVRAGLRTILESDAGIEVVAEAADGRAVLDALARSRPDLVLLDIRMPDMDGLTAAETIRTRHPDVPVVIVTTFHEDRYVARALDAGVAGFVLKSADPYELIGAVKAAVAGGTVLAPVVARQILTSLRGRDLRDRLAARDEVAALTPRERDVLALVGAGLSNAQIAGRLHLAEGTVKTHLSTILGKLGVANRVQAAILAHQAGLA